A region from the Triticum urartu cultivar G1812 chromosome 1, Tu2.1, whole genome shotgun sequence genome encodes:
- the LOC125528761 gene encoding probable beta-1,4-xylosyltransferase GT43E, with product MHNDVGMVSSRRNSTGAFHRDGPPKDWSQFADPSPSPKLLYSQSYVIMRGLLASLASLDFALWSSTMKSAWRSPERSKSKGPGCRRVAFRLFVCFMIGIFIGFTPFFSVDVSQKIVSRLPFDDGVDDKVKELDAIVVQKEVEVVDEPEVEQLSPPVPAMLDDEVDFVEAAKPAITDLVIPVRKLLIVVTITSARPQQAYYLNRLAHVLKGVPPPLLWLVVEWPVTTFETAEILRSSGVMYRHIVCRKNLTSVRKIAVCQRNNAIYHIKKHHLDGIVHFADEERSYMGDVFEEMRKIRRIGAWPVANHDASKYRVVVEGPTCKGNRITGWNTIQKKGAPRRFPIGFSGFAFNSTMLWDPQRWNRPAMDSVIVHSGGRGGLQESRFVEKLVKNDRQIEGLPDNCNRVMVWNFALEPPQLNYPAGWSLWNHLEVVKDL from the exons ATGCATAATGATGTTGGAATGGTGTCCAGTAGAAGGAATTCCACAGGGGCGTTCCACCGCGACGGCCCACCCAAGGACTGGTCCCAGTTTGCCGACCCCTCGCCCTCTCCTAAACTGCTCTACTCGCAGTCCTATGTCATCATGAGGGGGCTGCTGGCGTCGCTGGCCTCTTTGGACTTCGCCCTGTGGTCAAGCACGATGAAGTCCGCATGGCGATCGCCTGAGAGGTCGAAATCTAAGGGGCCGGGCTGCAGGAGAGTCGCGTTCCGGCTGTTCGTGTGTTTCATGATCGGCATCTTCATCGGGTTCACGCCCTTCTTCTCGGTCGATGTCTCTCAGAAGATAGTCTCGAGGCTTCCGTTCGACGATGGGGTGGATGATAAGGTTAAGGAGTTGGATGCAATCGTAGTGCAGAAAGAGGTTGAGGTGGTTGATGAGCCCGAGGTTGAGCAGCTGAGCCCTCCGGTTCCTGCAATGTTGGATGATGAGGTGGATTTTGTCGAAGCTGCGAAACCTGCTATTACTGATTTGGTCATCCCTGTGAGGAAGCTTCTGATAGTGGTGACAATCACTTCTGCTCGGCCGCAGCAGGCGTATTACTTGAATCGCCTAGCTCATGTTCTGAAAGGTGTACCACCTCCTCTCTTATGGTTGGTGGTGGAATGGCCTGTTACTACCTTTGAAACAGCAGAAATCCTCAGGTCTTCTGGGGTTATGTACAGGCATATTGTCTGCAGGAAAAATCTTACCAGTGTACGGAAGATTGCTGTCTGTCAAAGGAACAATGCAATCTATCATATTAAGAAGCATCACCTTGATGGTATAGTGCACTTTGCTGACGAAGAGCGGTCATACATGGGTGATGTTTTTGAAGAAATGCGCAAGATCAG GCGCATTGGTGCATGGCCTGTAGCGAACCATGATGCAAGTAAGTACAGGGTGGTTGTAGAAGGGCCTACATGTAAAGGAAACCGAATCACTGGATGGAACACAATTCAGAAGAAGGGTGCACCTCGTCGATTCCCAATTGGTTTCTCTGGGTTTGCTTTCAACAGTACAATGCTCTGGGATCCTCAAAGGTGGAACCGCCCAGCTATGGATTCTGTTATAGTCCACTCTGGTGGTAGAGGTGGTCTGCAG GAGTCACGATTTGTTGAGAAGCTTGTTAAAAACGACCGTCAAATAGAAGGCCTTCCAGATAACTGCAACCGGGTCATGGTCTGGAATTTCGCCTTGGAACCTCCCCAGCTCAACTACCCCGCAGGATGGTCGCTGTGGAACCACCTTGAAGTTGTCAAGGACCTGTAA